The following are encoded together in the Robertmurraya sp. FSL R5-0851 genome:
- a CDS encoding ribonuclease III domain-containing protein, whose amino-acid sequence MLHFENTIDAKQLNSLALAYIGDSIFEVYVRRYLLESGKVRPNQLHKESTKYVSAKAQCQFIHHFLDSKLLSEEEEAVVRRGRNAKSGTVPKNTDVQTYRYGTAFEALIGYLYLMNREERLDELITVALSQVGE is encoded by the coding sequence ATGCTTCACTTTGAAAATACGATAGATGCGAAACAATTGAATAGTCTCGCTTTAGCATATATAGGGGACTCCATTTTTGAAGTTTATGTTAGAAGATATCTCCTTGAATCAGGGAAGGTAAGACCAAATCAGCTTCATAAGGAGTCAACCAAGTATGTTTCAGCAAAAGCTCAGTGTCAATTCATCCATCACTTTCTGGATTCGAAGCTTTTGAGTGAGGAAGAAGAGGCTGTTGTTAGAAGGGGCAGAAATGCAAAATCTGGAACAGTGCCAAAGAACACAGATGTACAGACATATCGCTATGGGACAGCGTTTGAAGCATTAATCGGATATCTATATTTGATGAACAGAGAGGAGCGACTTGATGAGTTGATCACAGTCGCCCTCTCTCAAGTTGGAGAATGA
- the nusG gene encoding transcription termination/antitermination protein NusG produces the protein MEKNWYVVHTYSGYENKVKANLEKRVESMAMQDKIFRVVVPEEEETDIKNGKKKVVKRKVFPGYVLVEILMTDDSWYVVRNTPGVTGFVGSAGSGSKPTPLLPEEVNFILKRMGLEQKRVDVNFELGETVQVKEGPFANFTGSIEEIDKDKSKVKVLVNMFGRDTPVELEFTQIEKI, from the coding sequence ATGGAAAAGAATTGGTATGTAGTTCATACTTACTCTGGTTATGAGAACAAGGTAAAAGCAAACCTTGAAAAGCGTGTAGAGTCTATGGCGATGCAAGACAAAATCTTCCGAGTAGTAGTGCCTGAAGAAGAAGAAACAGATATTAAGAATGGTAAAAAGAAAGTAGTTAAAAGAAAAGTATTCCCAGGTTACGTATTAGTTGAAATCTTAATGACAGATGACTCTTGGTATGTGGTTCGAAATACTCCTGGAGTAACTGGTTTCGTAGGTTCAGCTGGATCTGGTTCTAAGCCGACACCTTTACTGCCGGAAGAAGTGAATTTCATTCTTAAACGTATGGGACTTGAGCAGAAGCGTGTGGATGTAAACTTTGAACTTGGAGAAACGGTACAAGTCAAGGAGGGTCCATTTGCAAACTTTACTGGATCTATTGAAGAAATTGACAAAGACAAGTCTAAAGTCAAGGTTCTTGTAAATATGTTTGGTCGGGATACCCCTGTAGAACTTGAATTTACACAGATTGAAAAAATATAA
- the secE gene encoding preprotein translocase subunit SecE: MQRVVDFFKDVSREMRKVSWPKRKELTNYTVTVLATVIFFALFFAVIDLGISELIRLIP, translated from the coding sequence ATGCAGCGCGTAGTCGATTTTTTTAAAGATGTCAGCCGTGAAATGCGCAAGGTTAGTTGGCCAAAGCGTAAGGAACTGACGAACTACACAGTTACAGTATTAGCTACAGTTATATTTTTTGCTCTTTTCTTTGCTGTAATAGATTTAGGGATTTCAGAATTAATTCGTTTAATTCCTTGA
- the rplA gene encoding 50S ribosomal protein L1 has translation MAKKGKKFLEASKLVDRTKAYPVEEAIELAKKTNFAKFDASVEVAFRLGVDPKKADQQIRGAVVLPNGTGKTQRVLVFAKGEKAKEAEAAGADYVGDADYINKINQGWFEFDVIVATPDMMGEVGKLGRVLGPKGLMPNPKTGTVTFDVTKAVNEIKAGKVEYRVDKAGNIHVPIGKTSFENEKLVENFTTIFETMLKVKPSAAKGTYMKNVTVTSTMGPGVKVDPSTVNAK, from the coding sequence ATGGCTAAAAAAGGTAAGAAGTTTTTAGAAGCTTCAAAGCTTGTTGACCGTACAAAAGCATATCCGGTTGAAGAAGCTATTGAACTTGCTAAAAAGACAAACTTTGCAAAGTTTGATGCATCTGTAGAAGTTGCTTTCCGTCTTGGAGTAGATCCAAAGAAAGCTGACCAACAAATCCGTGGAGCAGTTGTGCTTCCAAACGGAACTGGTAAAACACAACGTGTACTTGTATTTGCTAAAGGTGAAAAGGCGAAAGAAGCAGAAGCAGCTGGCGCTGATTATGTAGGAGATGCAGACTACATCAACAAAATTAACCAAGGTTGGTTTGAGTTTGACGTAATCGTTGCTACACCTGACATGATGGGTGAAGTTGGTAAGCTTGGTCGTGTGTTAGGACCTAAAGGCTTAATGCCAAACCCTAAGACTGGTACAGTTACATTTGATGTAACAAAAGCAGTTAATGAAATCAAAGCTGGTAAAGTTGAATACCGTGTTGATAAAGCTGGAAACATCCACGTACCAATCGGGAAAACTTCTTTCGAAAACGAAAAGCTTGTTGAAAACTTCACTACAATTTTCGAAACAATGCTTAAAGTGAAGCCTTCTGCTGCAAAAGGAACTTACATGAAGAACGTAACTGTTACTTCAACAATGGGACCTGGAGTAAAAGTAGACCCTTCAACTGTAAATGCAAAGTAA
- the cysS gene encoding cysteine--tRNA ligase, translating to MSIQIYNTLTRSKEPFIPLEEGKVKMYVCGPTVYNYIHIGNARPPIVFDTVRRYLEYRGYEVQYISNFTDVDDKLIRVANELGEDVPTIADRFIKAYFEDVTALGCKRADVHPRVTESMDIILDFISTLIEKGYAYESEGDVYYHTRKFKEYGKLSHQSIDELRLGTRIAIGEKKQDSLDFVLWKAAKPGEIFWESPWGKGRPGWHIECSAMAKKYLGDTIDIHAGGQDLAFPHHENEIAQSEALTEKTFARYWMHNGYINIDNEKMSKSLGNFVLVHDIIKKHDPQVLRFFMLAVHYRNPINYTDELLENTKAGLERLKTSYQNLKHRRDASTNLTDNDQEWLTKVTTLHDEFVRDMDDDFNTANGITKLFDLSKLANMYLIEKNTSIVVIDAFMREFEVLFGILGLTLEADQLLDEEIEALIEQRIQARKDRNFQLSDQIRDQLKEMNIILEDTPQGTRWKRG from the coding sequence GTGAGCATTCAAATATATAATACATTGACTCGTTCAAAAGAGCCGTTCATACCTCTTGAAGAAGGTAAAGTAAAGATGTATGTTTGCGGACCTACAGTTTATAACTATATCCATATAGGAAACGCTAGACCACCTATTGTGTTTGATACAGTAAGAAGATACTTAGAGTACAGGGGCTATGAGGTTCAATATATCTCCAATTTCACTGATGTGGATGATAAACTTATTCGCGTAGCAAATGAGCTGGGTGAAGATGTCCCAACGATTGCTGATCGTTTTATTAAAGCGTACTTTGAAGATGTTACAGCACTTGGATGCAAAAGAGCAGATGTGCATCCTCGAGTTACAGAAAGTATGGATATTATTTTAGATTTTATTTCTACATTGATTGAAAAGGGATATGCCTATGAGTCCGAGGGAGATGTATACTATCACACTCGCAAATTTAAGGAGTATGGTAAACTGTCTCACCAATCAATTGATGAACTGCGACTAGGAACGAGAATTGCCATCGGTGAAAAGAAACAAGATTCCTTAGACTTTGTCCTTTGGAAGGCAGCAAAGCCGGGTGAAATCTTCTGGGAAAGCCCATGGGGGAAAGGAAGACCGGGTTGGCATATTGAGTGCTCTGCCATGGCGAAGAAGTATTTAGGTGATACCATTGACATTCATGCAGGAGGACAGGATCTGGCTTTCCCTCATCATGAGAATGAAATTGCCCAATCAGAAGCGCTAACAGAAAAAACATTTGCGCGCTATTGGATGCATAACGGGTACATTAATATTGATAATGAAAAAATGTCAAAATCACTAGGAAACTTTGTTCTCGTTCACGATATTATCAAAAAACATGATCCGCAGGTACTACGCTTCTTCATGTTAGCAGTCCATTATCGCAATCCTATTAACTATACTGATGAATTGTTAGAAAATACAAAAGCAGGACTTGAACGATTGAAAACTTCGTACCAAAACTTAAAACATCGACGGGATGCAAGTACCAACTTAACGGATAATGATCAAGAGTGGTTGACAAAAGTTACCACCTTACATGATGAGTTTGTTCGTGATATGGATGATGATTTTAATACAGCAAATGGGATCACTAAGTTATTCGACCTATCTAAGTTGGCTAACATGTATCTTATAGAAAAAAATACATCTATTGTTGTAATCGATGCATTTATGAGAGAGTTTGAAGTGTTATTTGGAATCTTAGGTTTAACGCTTGAAGCGGATCAACTGCTTGACGAAGAAATAGAAGCATTAATTGAACAACGAATCCAGGCTAGAAAAGATCGGAATTTCCAGTTATCTGACCAAATTCGTGATCAGTTAAAAGAGATGAATATTATTTTAGAAGATACGCCTCAAGGCACAAGATGGAAAAGAGGCTAA
- the rlmB gene encoding 23S rRNA (guanosine(2251)-2'-O)-methyltransferase RlmB, whose translation MSQDFIIGKNPVIEALKSERDVNKIFIAEGSQTGQMQQVIGLAKAQNVIVQFVPKKKIDQMVEGNHQGVVAAVAAYQYAELDDLFKAAEAKGETPFFLLLDEIEDPHNLGSIMRTADSTGAHGIIIPKRRAVGLTATVAKASTGAIEYVPVVRVTNMAQTIDELKERGLWIAGTDALGKQDFRSLDGTMPLGLVIGSEGKGMGRLIRDKCDFLVSLPMKGHVTSLNASVAAALLMYEVYRKRYPLEG comes from the coding sequence ATGAGCCAAGACTTTATTATTGGAAAAAACCCAGTTATAGAAGCACTAAAGTCAGAACGCGATGTGAATAAAATATTTATCGCAGAAGGTTCCCAAACGGGTCAAATGCAACAGGTCATTGGGCTAGCAAAAGCACAAAATGTCATCGTTCAATTTGTTCCTAAAAAGAAAATCGATCAGATGGTAGAAGGAAATCACCAAGGGGTCGTTGCGGCAGTGGCTGCCTATCAGTATGCGGAGCTGGATGACTTGTTTAAGGCAGCAGAAGCAAAAGGAGAAACACCTTTTTTCCTTCTGTTAGATGAAATTGAGGATCCACATAATCTAGGATCCATTATGAGAACAGCGGATTCCACTGGTGCACACGGAATCATCATTCCGAAACGAAGAGCAGTTGGGTTAACAGCAACCGTAGCAAAAGCATCAACGGGTGCCATTGAGTATGTTCCTGTTGTCCGAGTGACGAATATGGCACAAACCATTGATGAACTAAAGGAACGAGGATTATGGATTGCAGGTACCGATGCGTTGGGAAAACAGGACTTTCGTTCGCTCGATGGGACAATGCCTTTAGGTCTTGTGATTGGTAGTGAAGGTAAAGGAATGGGGAGACTCATCCGTGATAAATGTGACTTTTTGGTTAGCCTGCCAATGAAAGGACATGTCACCTCTTTAAATGCTTCGGTAGCAGCTGCCCTTTTAATGTATGAGGTGTATCGAAAACGATATCCACTAGAGGGATAA
- a CDS encoding NYN domain-containing protein, whose translation MDILLVDGYNIIGAWPELRELKNKDLAAARDRLVERMAEYQAYSGYRVIVVFDAHFVKGTEKKYKNYKVEVIFTRNNETADERIEKLAISLNNRKTQIHVATSDFTEQWAIFGQGALRKSARELLIEMDSVEKKIEKKVKNIQENSPASKIPLSSEVAEIFEKWRRGK comes from the coding sequence ATGGACATTCTGTTAGTGGATGGATACAATATCATCGGAGCCTGGCCAGAGCTTCGAGAGCTGAAAAATAAGGATCTAGCTGCCGCTAGGGACCGTCTGGTTGAGAGGATGGCCGAGTATCAAGCCTACTCAGGTTATCGTGTCATCGTTGTTTTTGATGCACATTTTGTAAAAGGAACAGAGAAAAAGTATAAAAATTATAAAGTCGAAGTTATCTTCACAAGAAATAATGAAACTGCGGATGAACGCATTGAAAAACTTGCGATCTCTTTAAATAATAGGAAAACTCAAATTCATGTGGCCACCTCTGATTTTACAGAACAATGGGCCATATTTGGACAAGGAGCCCTAAGAAAATCAGCACGAGAGTTATTAATTGAGATGGATTCGGTTGAAAAGAAGATAGAAAAAAAGGTAAAGAACATCCAGGAAAATAGCCCTGCTTCAAAAATACCGTTAAGTAGTGAAGTGGCAGAAATTTTCGAAAAATGGCGTCGAGGAAAGTGA
- the rplJ gene encoding 50S ribosomal protein L10 produces MSNAIETKKVIVDEIADKLKTAKTTVVVDYRGLNVSEVTELRKQLREAGIEFKVYKNSLTRRAAEASELAGLNDALTGPNAIAFSNEDVVAPAKILNDFAKKHEALEIKAGVIEGNVASLEDIKALAELPSREGLLSMLLSVLQAPIRNLALATKAVADQKEEQGA; encoded by the coding sequence ATGAGCAACGCTATCGAAACTAAAAAAGTAATCGTAGACGAAATCGCTGATAAGTTAAAAACTGCTAAAACAACAGTTGTTGTTGACTATCGTGGTTTAAATGTTTCTGAAGTAACAGAACTTCGTAAACAACTTCGTGAAGCTGGTATCGAGTTCAAGGTTTACAAAAACTCTTTAACTCGTCGTGCTGCTGAAGCTTCTGAACTTGCTGGCCTTAACGACGCTCTTACAGGTCCTAACGCTATCGCATTCAGTAACGAAGATGTTGTTGCCCCAGCTAAAATTTTAAATGACTTCGCTAAAAAGCATGAAGCTCTTGAAATTAAAGCAGGTGTAATTGAAGGGAACGTTGCATCATTAGAAGATATTAAGGCTCTTGCTGAACTACCATCACGCGAAGGCTTACTATCTATGCTACTCAGCGTACTTCAAGCTCCAATCCGCAACCTTGCTCTTGCTACAAAAGCTGTTGCAGATCAAAAAGAAGAACAAGGCGCGTAA
- the rplL gene encoding 50S ribosomal protein L7/L12, whose translation MTKEQIIEAVKSMTVLELNDLVKAIEEEFGVTAAAPVAVVGGAAGGDAAAEQTEFDVVLASAGDQKIKVIKVVREITGLGLKEAKELVDNTPKAVKEGASKEEAEEIKAKLEEVGANVEVK comes from the coding sequence ATGACTAAAGAACAAATCATTGAAGCAGTTAAAAGCATGACTGTTTTAGAACTTAACGACCTAGTAAAAGCTATCGAAGAAGAATTTGGTGTAACTGCTGCTGCTCCTGTAGCTGTAGTTGGTGGAGCTGCTGGTGGAGACGCTGCTGCTGAACAAACTGAATTTGACGTTGTTCTTGCTTCTGCAGGCGACCAAAAAATCAAAGTTATCAAAGTTGTACGTGAAATCACAGGTCTTGGACTTAAAGAAGCAAAAGAACTTGTTGACAACACTCCAAAGGCAGTTAAAGAAGGAGCTTCTAAAGAAGAAGCTGAAGAAATCAAAGCTAAGCTTGAAGAAGTTGGAGCAAACGTTGAAGTTAAGTAA
- the rpmG gene encoding 50S ribosomal protein L33, with product MTKKVVLACVTCGSRNYSTMSNKESERLELKKFCRTCSAHTIHRQTK from the coding sequence TTGACAAAAAAGGTAGTTTTGGCCTGTGTAACTTGCGGTTCGAGAAACTATTCAACGATGAGCAATAAAGAGTCGGAACGGTTAGAGCTGAAGAAGTTTTGTAGAACATGCAGTGCTCATACCATCCACCGTCAAACAAAGTAG
- a CDS encoding methyltransferase — protein sequence MAEHYFSREQKVESNRKTWSFTLRNQSLSFITDNGVFSKSEVDFGSRLLIEAFQFPNIDGPILDVGCGYGPIGISLAKEQVAKEIHMVDVNERAIGLAKDNATLNKVSNVTIYESDRLTQVKGKGFAAILTNPPIRAGKQVVHDIFEQSFDHLAPSGELWVVIQKKQGAPSAIEKLSEIFGSVETIEKKKGYFILKAKKI from the coding sequence ATGGCAGAGCATTATTTCTCGCGCGAGCAAAAAGTTGAGAGTAATCGAAAGACATGGAGTTTCACACTTAGAAATCAAAGCCTATCTTTTATTACTGATAATGGTGTGTTTTCGAAAAGTGAAGTAGATTTTGGATCGAGGTTACTCATTGAGGCGTTTCAATTTCCAAACATCGATGGACCGATTTTAGATGTTGGTTGCGGCTATGGTCCGATTGGGATTTCTCTAGCAAAAGAACAAGTAGCCAAAGAGATACATATGGTAGATGTGAATGAGCGGGCGATTGGATTAGCAAAAGACAATGCAACTCTAAATAAAGTTTCAAATGTAACGATATACGAAAGTGATCGGTTAACTCAGGTAAAAGGCAAAGGGTTTGCTGCTATCTTAACAAATCCTCCAATTCGTGCAGGAAAGCAAGTAGTTCACGATATATTTGAACAAAGTTTTGATCATTTAGCTCCTAGCGGTGAGCTGTGGGTTGTCATTCAAAAAAAACAGGGTGCACCATCTGCAATAGAGAAATTAAGTGAAATATTTGGTTCAGTTGAAACCATCGAAAAGAAAAAAGGGTATTTTATTTTGAAAGCTAAAAAGATTTGA
- the sigH gene encoding RNA polymerase sporulation sigma factor SigH codes for MQLEDEEIVDLVHKGDSEALDYLIHKYRNFVRAKARSYFLIGADKEDIVQEGMIGLYKAIRDFREDKLTSFKAFAELCITRQIITAIKTATRQKHIPLNSYVSLDKPIYDEESDRTLMDVISGAKVLDPEELIINQEEFDHIEVKMAELLSDLERKVLALYLDGQSYQEISEELNRHVKSIDNALQRVKRKLEKYLEVRELTL; via the coding sequence ATGCAGCTTGAGGATGAAGAAATAGTTGATTTAGTGCACAAAGGTGATAGTGAAGCATTAGATTACTTGATTCATAAGTATCGAAACTTCGTTAGAGCTAAAGCTAGATCCTATTTCTTAATCGGTGCTGACAAAGAGGACATTGTTCAAGAAGGAATGATCGGTCTTTACAAAGCGATCAGAGATTTCCGAGAAGACAAGCTCACTTCCTTTAAAGCGTTTGCAGAACTTTGTATTACGAGACAAATCATTACCGCCATTAAAACGGCAACAAGACAAAAGCATATTCCACTGAACTCTTATGTGTCGTTGGACAAGCCGATCTATGATGAAGAATCCGATCGTACGTTAATGGATGTTATTTCTGGAGCTAAAGTGTTAGATCCGGAGGAACTTATTATCAATCAAGAGGAATTTGATCATATTGAGGTGAAAATGGCAGAGCTTCTAAGTGATTTAGAGCGGAAAGTCCTAGCTCTATACCTTGATGGCCAGTCATATCAGGAAATATCAGAGGAGCTTAACCGTCATGTGAAATCGATTGATAATGCGCTCCAACGTGTGAAAAGGAAGCTTGAGAAATACCTTGAGGTAAGGGAGCTCACCCTGTAG
- the rplK gene encoding 50S ribosomal protein L11 — translation MAKKVIKIVKLQIPAAKANPAPPVGPALGQAGVNIMGFCKEFNARTAEQAGLIIPVEITVFEDRSFTFITKTPPAAVLLKKAAGIESGSGEPNRNKVATVKRDKVREIAETKMPDLNAASVEAAMRMVEGTARSMGIVIED, via the coding sequence GTGGCTAAAAAAGTAATTAAGATTGTTAAGTTGCAAATCCCTGCTGCTAAAGCTAATCCAGCACCACCAGTTGGTCCTGCACTTGGTCAAGCCGGTGTTAACATCATGGGATTCTGTAAAGAGTTCAACGCTCGTACAGCTGAACAAGCTGGCTTAATCATTCCTGTTGAGATTACGGTTTTTGAAGACCGTTCATTTACATTTATTACAAAAACTCCTCCTGCTGCAGTTCTTCTTAAGAAGGCGGCTGGCATTGAGTCTGGTTCTGGTGAACCGAACCGTAATAAAGTAGCAACAGTCAAGCGTGACAAGGTGCGCGAGATTGCTGAAACAAAAATGCCTGATCTAAATGCGGCTAGCGTTGAAGCAGCTATGCGTATGGTTGAAGGTACTGCACGCAGCATGGGTATTGTTATCGAAGACTAA